The following coding sequences are from one Perognathus longimembris pacificus isolate PPM17 chromosome 13, ASM2315922v1, whole genome shotgun sequence window:
- the Pcnx3 gene encoding pecanex-like protein 3 isoform X11: protein MGSQVLQILRQGVWASLTGGWFFDPHQSTFSNCFHLYVWIFLLIFPFLLYMVLPPSLVVAGVYCLVVAAIFTTIKTVNYRLHAMFDQGEIVEKRNSTMGEQEEEPAQGDSSLPRDPGVEMTVFRKVSSTPPVRCSSQHSVFGFNQVSELLPQMEDSGPLRDIKELVREQGSNNVIVTSADREMLKLSSQEKLIGDLPQTPPGALPDPSFPSTDSSERSPLAGGGAPWGGSSVVDTPMSPLLKGSLSQELSKSFLTLTRPDRALVRTSSRREHRRGAGGYQPLDRRGSSEPMPQKAGSSDSCFSGTDRETLSSFKSEKTNSTHLDSPSGGQAPEGSDTDPPSEAELPASPDAGVPSDDTLRSFDTVIGAGTPPGPTEPLMVVRPKDLALLRPSKRRPPVRRHSPPSRAPRRPLLEGAGFFEDEDTSEGSELSPASSLRSQRRYSTDSSSSTSCYSPESSRGAAGGPRKRRAPHGAEEGTAVPPKRPYGTQRTPSTASAKTHARVLSMDAAAGGDVLRAPLAGSKAELEAQAGGELATSEPAEVPAEPRRGPAANQPGWRGELQEEGAVGGAAEETGKRDHSSNVRRTQAIRRRHNAGSNPTPPASVMGSPPSSLQEAQRGRAASHSRALTLPSALHFASSLLLTRAGTNVHEACTFDDTSEGAVHYFYDESGVRRSYTFGLAGGGYENPVGQQGEQAANGAWDRHSHSSSFHSADVPEATGGLNLLQPRPVVLQGMQEQTLMEEAPPRAQHSYKYWLFPGRWTSVRYERLALLALLDRTRGVMENIFGIGLSSLVAFLGYLLLLKGFFTDIWVFQFCLVIASCQYSLLKSVQPDAASPMHGHNWVIAYSRPVYFCICCLLIWLLDALGSAQPFPPVSLYGLTLFSASFFFCARDVATVFTLCFPFVFLLGLLPQVNTCLMYLLEQIDMHGFGGTAATSPLTAVFSLARSLLAAALLYGFCLGAIKTPWPEQHVPVLFSVFCGLLVALSYHLSRQSSDPTVLWSLVRSKIFPELEERSLETARAEPPDPLPEKMRQSVREVLHSDLVMCVVIAVLTFAVSASTVFIALKSVLGFVLYALAGAVGFFTHYLLPQLRKQLPWFCLSQPVLKPLEYSQYEVRGAAQVMWFEKLYAILQCVEKYLLYPAVVLNALTVDAHTVVSHPDKFCLYCRALLMTVAGLKLLRSAFCCPPQQYLTLAFTVLLFHFDYPRLSQGFLLDYFLMSLLCSKLWDLLYKLRFVLTYIAPWQITWGSAFHAFAQPFAVPHSAMLFVQALLSGLFSTPLNPLLGSAVFIMSYARPLKFWERDYNTKRVDHSNTRLVTQLDRNPGADDNNLNSIFYEHLTRSLQHTLCGDLVLGRWGNYGPGDCFVLASDYLNALVHLIEVGNGLVTFQLRGLEFRGTYCQQREVEAITEGVEEDEGCCCCEPGHLPRVLSFNAAFGQRWLAWEVTASKYVLEGYSISDNNAASMLQVFDLRKILITYYVKSIIYYVNRSPKLEAWLSHEGIAAALRPVRAPGYADSDPTFSLSVDEDYDLRLSGLSLPSFCAVHLEWIQYCASRRGQPVDQDWNSPLVTLCFGLCVLGRRALGTASHSMSASLEPFLYGLHALFKGDFRITSPRDEWVFADMDLLHRVVAPGVRMALKLHQDHFTSPDEYEEPAALYDAIAANEERLVISHEGDPAWRSAILSNTPSLLALRHVMDDASDEYKIIMLNRRHLSFRVIKVNRECVRGLWAGQQQELVFLRNRNPERGSIQNAKQALRNMINSSCDQPLGYPIYVSPLTTSLAGSHPQLRALWGGPVSLGAIARWLLRSWERLHKGCGAGCNSGGNVDDSDCGGGSGLASLSNNPPAAHPTPENAAGSGEQPLPSGPGWGPRPSISSSGDGRPPPLLQWPPPRLSGPPPASPALAEVPRPSRPPGPGLLSAEGPNGKWSLGGRKGLGGSDGEPASGSPKGGTPKSQVPLDLSLSPDVSSEASPPRAAQDIPCLDSSDAKSGTPSGPPGDWPAPAEERESPAAQPLLEHQY from the exons ATGGGGTCTCAGGTGTTGCAGATCCTGCGCCAGGGGGTGTGGGCCTCGCTCACCGGCGGTTGGTTCTTCGACCCGCATCAAAGTACCTTCTCCAACTGCTTCCACCTTTATGTCTGGATCTTCCTGCTCATCTTTCCCTTCTTGCTGTACATG GTCTTACCCCCCAGCTTGGTGGTGGCTGGTGTGTACTGCCTGGTGGTGGCAGCCATCTTCACTACCATCAAGACTGTGAACTATCGGCTGCATGCCATGTTCGACCAGGGCGAAATTGTGGAGAAGCGCAACTCTACCATgggagaacaggaggaggagccTGCCCAGGGGGACAGCAGTCTGCCCAG GGACCCTGGTGTAGAGATGACAGTGTTCCGGAAAGTGAGTTCCACACCCCCAGTTCGCTGCAGTTCCCAGCATTCTGTGTTTGGCTTCAACCAGGTCTCG GAACTGCTGCCTCAGATGGAAGACTCTGGGCCCCTCAGAG ACATCAAGGAGCTGGTGCGAGAGCAGGGCAGCAACAACGTGATCGTGACCTCTGCCGATCGAGAGATGTTGAAGCTCAGTTCACAAGAGAAACTGA TTGGCGATCTTCCCCAGACACCCCCAGGGGCTCTCCCAGACCCCTCTTTCCCCAGCACGGACTCGTCAGAGCGCTCTCCCCTGGCTGGAGGTGGAGCTCCCTGGGGTGGGAGCAGCGTGGTGGACACTCCCATGAGCCCCTTGCTGAAGGGGAGCCTCAGCCAGGAGCTGAGCAAGAGCTTCCTGACTCTGACCCGGCCTGACCGGGCCCTCGTAAGGACCAGCAGCCGAAGGGAACACCGCCGGGGAGCTGGAGGTTACCAGCCCCTGGACCGGCGGGGCTCGAGTGAGCCCATGCCCCAGAAAGCGGGCTCCTCGGACTCATGCTTCAGTGGCACAGACAGGGAGACGCTGAGCAGCTTCAAGAGTGAAAAGACCAACTCGACACACCTGGATAGCCCCTCTGGTGGACAGGCTCCTGAGGGCAGTGACACAGACCCCCCCTCTGAGGCTGAGCTGCCTGCTTCACCAGATGCTGGGGTACCCTCTGACGACACCCTGCGTTCCTTTGACACAGTCATTGGAGCAGGAACGCCACCAGGTCCAACTGAGCCACTCATGGTTGTGCGACCCAAGGACTTGGCCCTGCTTCGGCCTAGCAAACGGCGGCCACCTGTACGAAGACATTCCCCCCCCAGCCGTGCCCCTCGACGCCCCCTGCTTGAGGGCGCAGGCTTCTTTGAGGACGAAGACACCAGCgagggcagcgagctgagcccagccTCGAGTCTGCGATCACAGCGCCGCTACAGCACCGACAGCTCTTCTTCCACTTCCTGCTACTCCCCTGAGAGCTCCCGGGGTGCAGCAGGGGGGCCTCGGAAGCGCCGAGCTCCCCATGGGGCTGAGGAAGGCACCGCCGTACCCCCTAAGCGGCCCTATGGGACCCAGCGGACGCCCAGTACTGCCAGTGCCAAGACGCATGCGCGCGTGCTGAGCATGGACGCCGCGGCCGGGGGGGATGTCCTGAGGGCCCCCCTGGCGGGCTCCAAGGCCGAGCtggaggcccaggcaggagggGAACTGGCGACCAGTGAGCCTGCTGAGGTGCCTGCTGAGCCCCGCAGGGGCCCTGCTGCCAACCAGCCCGGCTGGCGAGGGGAGCTGCAGGAGGAAGGTGCGGTGGGGGGAG CAGCCGAGGAGACAGGCAAGCGGGACCACTCGAGCAACGTGCGGCGGACGCAGGCCATCCGGAGGCGCCACAACGCCGGCAGCaaccccaccccgcccgcctctGTCATGGGCTCGCCGCCCAG CAGCCTGCAGGAGGCCCAGCGGGGCCGCGCCGCCTCCCACTCACGGGCCCTCACCCTGCCATCCGCCCTGCACTTCGCCTCCTCGCTGCTGCTTACCCGGGCCGGCACCAATGTGCACGAGGCCTGCACCTTCGACGACACCTCGGAGGGGGCCGTGCACTATTTCTACGACGAGAGCG GTGTGCGGCGGTCCTACACCTTTGGCCTGGCTGGGGGTGGCTACGAGAACCCCGTGGGGCAGCAGGGAGAGCAGGCAGCCAACGGAGCGTG GGACCGCCACTCCCACTCCTCTAGTTTCCACTCGGCCGACGTCCCCGAGGCGACAGGAGGTCTGAACCTGCTGCAGCCCCGGCCGGTGGTTCTGCAGGGCATGCAG GAGCAGACCCTGATGGAGGAGGCACCGCCCCGCGCCCAGCACAGCTACAAGTACTGGCTCTTTCCTGGCCGCTGGACCTCGGTGCGCTATGAGCGGCTCGCCCTGCTGGCCCTGCTGGACCG GACACGGGGGGTGATGGAGAACATCTTTGGCATCGGGCTAAGCAGCCTGGTTGCCTTCCTGGGCTACCTGCTGCTGCTCAAGGGCTTCTTCACGGACATCTGGGTCTTCCAGTTCTGCCTGGTCATCGCCTCCTGCCAGTACTCCCTGCTTAAG AGCGTGCAGCCTGACGCGGCCTCTCCCATGCAT GGCCACAACTGGGTGATTGCCTACAGCCGGCCCGTCTACTTCTGCATCTGCTGCCTGCTCATCTGGCTGCTGGACGCCCTGGGCTCGGCTCAGCCCTTCCCACCCGTCTCCCTCTACGGCCTCACACTCTTCTCCGCCTCTTTCTTCTTCTGCGCCCGGGATGTGGCCACCG TGTTCACCTTGTGCTTCCCGTTCGTCTTCCTTCTGGGCCTCCTGCCCCAGGTCAACACCTGCCTCATGTACCTGCTGGAGCAGATAGACATGCACGGCTTTGGGGGCACAG CCGCCACCAGCCCGCTCACGGCCGTCTTCAGCCTGGCCCGCAGCCTGCTGGCCGCCGCTCTGCTCTATGGCTTCTGCCTCGGAGCCATCAAG ACTCCTTGGCCAGAGCAGCACGTCCCCGTCCTCTTCTCCGTCTTCTGTGGCCTCCTGGTGGCGCTGTCCTACCACCTGAGCCGGCAGAGCAGTGACCCCACCGTGCTCTG GTCTCTGGTTCGGAGCAAGATCTTCCCTGAACTAGAGGAGCGGAGCCTGGAGACAGCCCGCGCCGAGCCCCCGGACCCCCTGCCAGAGAAGATGCGCCAGTCGGTG CGAGAGGTCCTGCACTCCGACCTGGTGATGTGCGTGGTGATCGCCGTCCTCACGTTTGCCGTCAGCGCCAGCACCGTCTTCATCGCCCTGAAG TCGGTGCTGGGTTTCGTGTTGTACGCCCTGGCTGGAGCTGTGGGCTTCTTCACGCATTACCTGCTGCCGCAGCTCCGCAAGCAGCTGCCCTGGTTCTGCCTCTCGCAGCCCGTGCTGAAGCCGCTGGAGTACAGCCAGTATGAAGTGCGCG GTGCTGCCCAGGTGATGTGGTTTGAGAAGCTGTACGCCATCCTTCAGTGTGTGGAGAAGTACCTCCTCTACCCTGCGGTGGTGCTCAACGCCCTCACAGTGGACGCCCACACCGTCGTCAGCCACCCGGACAAGTTCTGCCTCTA CTGCCGGGCACTGCTGATGACCGTGGCAGGGCTGAAGCTGCTGCGCTCGGCCTTCTGTTGCCCACCCCAGCAGTACCTGACCTTGGCTTTCACCGTCCTGCTCTTCCACTTCGACTACCCGCGCCTCTCCCAGGGCTTTCTGCTCGACTACTTCCTCATGTCCCTGCTTTGCAGCAAG CTGTGGGACCTGCTGTACAAGCTGCGTTTCGTGCTGACCTACATCGCGCCCTGGCAGATCACCTGGGGCTCGGCCTTCCATGCCTTTGCCCAGCCCTTCGCCGTGCCAC ATTCGGCCATGCTGTTCGTGCAGGCCCTGCTGTCAGGGCTGTTCTCCACGCCGCTCAACCCCCTCCTGGGCAGCGCTGTCTTCATCATGTCCTACGCGAGGCCTCTCAAGTTCTGGGAGCGCGACTACAA CACTAAACGTGTGGATCATTCCAACACCCGCCTGGTGACTCAGCTGGACAGGAACCCCG GCGCTGATGACAACAACCTCAACTCCATCTTCTACGAGCACTTGACGCGCTCGCTGCAGCACACGCTGTGTGGGGACCTGGTGCTGGGCCGCTGGGGCAACTACGGCCCCGGCGACTGCTTCGTCCTGGCCTCCGACTACCTCAACGCGCTGGTGCACCTCATCGAGGTCGGCAACGGCCTCGTCACCTTCCAGCTGCGCGGCCTTGAGTTCCGGG GCACATACTGCCAGCAGCGCGAGGTGGAGGCCATCACCGAGGGCGTGGAGGAGGAcgagggctgctgctgctgcgagCCCGGCCACCTGCCCCGCGTGCTGTCTTTCAACGCCGCCTTCGGGCAGCGCTGGCTGGCCTGGGAGGTGACAGCCAGCAAGTACGTGCTGGAGGGGTACAGCATCAGCGACAACAACGCCGCCTCCATGCTGCAGGTCTTCGACCTCCGCAAGATCCTCATCACCTACTATGTCAAG AGCATCATCTACTACGTCAACCGCTCCCCCAAGCTGGAGGCCTGGCTGAGCCACGAGGGCATCGCGGCTGCCCTGAGGCCCGTGCGGGCCCCCGGCTACGCTGACTCAGACCCCACCTTCTCCCTGAGCGTGGACGAGGACTACGACCtgcgcctctccggcctctccctgccctccttcTGCGCCGTGCACCTGGAGTGGATCCAGTACTGCGCGTCCCGGCGAGGCCAG CCGGTGGACCAGGACTGGAACTCGCCCCTCGTCACCTTGTGTTTTGGCCTGTGTGTGCTGGGCCGCCGGGCCCTGGGGACGGCCTCGCACAGCATGTCTGCCAG CTTGGAGCCCTTCCTGTACGGCCTGCACGCCCTGTTCAAGGGCGACTTCCGCATCACCTCCCCCCGCGACGAGTGGGTCTTTGCCGACATGGACCTGCTCCACCGGGTAGTGGCACCTGGGGTCCGCATGGCCCTCAAGCTTCACcag gaccACTTCACATCCCCAGATGAGTACGAGGAGCCGGCAGCCCTGTACGACGCCATCGCAGCCAACGAGGAGCGGCTGGTCATCTCCCACGAGGGGGACCCGGCGTGGCGCAGCGCCATCCTGAGCAACACGCCCTCCCTGCTGGCGCTGCGCCACGTCATGGACGACGCGTCCGACGAGTACAAGATCATCATGCTCAACCGCCGCCACCTCAGCTTCAGGGTCATCAAG gtgaACCGGGAATGCGTGCGCGGCCTGTGGGCCGGGCAGCAGCAGGAGCTGGTGTTCCTGCGCAACCGCAACCCCGAGCGGGGCAGCATCCAGAACGCCAAGCAGGCGCTCCGCAACATGATCAACTCCTCCTGCGACCAGCCCCTCGGCTACCCCATCTACGTGTCGCCCCTCACCACCTCGCTGGCCGGCAGCCACCCCCAGCTGCGGGCGCTGTGGGGCGGGCCCGTCAGCCTGGGTGCCATCGCCCGCTGGCTCCTGCGCAGCTGGGAGAG GCTGCATAAGGGCTGCGGCGCTGGTTGCAATAGTGGCGGCAACGTGGACGACTCTGACTGCGGTGGGGGCAGTGGCCTGGCCTCCCTCAGCAATAATCCCCCTGCGGCACACCCCACGCCCGAGAACGCGGCAG GCAGCGGGGAGCAGCCCCTCCCCTCGGGCCCTGGCTGGGGGCCCAGGCCCTCCATCAGCAGCTCCGGAGATGGGCGGCCCCCCCCTCTGCTGCAGTGGCCGCCCCCTCGGCTCTCCGGACCGCCGCCCGCCTCCCCCGCTCTCGCCGAGGTTCCCCGCCCCTCacggccccccggccccgggcTCCTCAGTGCCGAGGGGCCCAATGGGAAGTGGAGCCTGGGGGGCCGGAAGGGACTGGGAGGATCCGATGGGGAGCCAGCCTCAGGGAGCCCCAAAGGAGGCACCCCCAAGTCTCAG GTGCCTCTGGACCTCAGCCTCAGCCCCGACGTGAGCTCCGAGGCCTCGCCTCCTCGAGCAGCCCAGGACATTCCTTGTTTGGACAGCAGTGATGCCAAGAGCGGGACGCCCAGCGGGCCCCCGGGCGACTGGCCGGCCCCCGCCGAGGAGCGCGAGAGCCCCGCCGCGCAGCCCTTGCTGGAGCACCAGTACTGA